Genomic window (Megamonas funiformis):
TAATTGCTGTCCATTAATTACAAATGAACCAATATTTAAAGATAAGGAATCAATAACATTTGGAAAAGTTCTTGGTGTTGGTGAAACAAAATACATACTTGTATATTCAAGGAAAAATGAAACCCCAATCGCTGTTATTAACAGTGATATACGTGGAGCTTTACGCAATGGTTTATACGCTATTTTTTCTACTAAAATTCCTAAAAGACCAGTAACAACCATAGAGATGATAAGTGCTGGAATAATTGACATCTTAGTCATTGTTACAGCATAAAAGCCTACATACGCACCAACCATATAAATATCACCATGGGCAAAGTTTATCAACTTGATAATACCGTATACCATGGTATAGCCTAAAGCAATCAATGCATAAATACTACCTAAGGAAATACCATTGATTAATTGCTGTATTAATTGCTCAAAAAAATCCATCTTACTTTCCTCCTTCACAAAGAAAGGCCGCAAAATTGCGGCCCTTTCACCTAGTATAATCAGCCTTCTGCTGTTGTTGGTGTAACTCTTTGTTTAAGAACTTTATTACCATCTTTCATTTCAATAATGAAAGCATTTTTGATCAAGTTGTGATTTTCATCAACAGTAAGTTTACCTGTACCAACTTGTAAATCTTTAGTTTCTGCTAATGCTTTCTGAATTGCTTCTGGATCTGTGCTACCTGCACGTTTTATAGCATCAACGAGCATTTTACCTGCATCATAACCAAGAGCAGCAAATACACCTGGAGCATGACCATATTCTTTTGTGAATGCATCTACAAAAGCTTTAGCATCTGGATCTGTTTCAGTATAGTGAGTGATGAAGTAAGTATTATTAAGTGCATCTGCACCAGCGATATCTACTACTTTTGTATCATCCCAACCATCTGTACCTAAAATTGGTTGTGTAATACCAAGTTCACGTGCTTGTTTTACAATTTTACCAACTTCTTCATAGTAAGCAGGAATATAAATTATATCTGCATTTGCTGTTTTAATATTTGTAAGAGTTGCTTTAAAGTCTTGGTCTTTAGCTACGAAAGCTTCTTCCATTACGACTTTACCGCCTAAAGCTTCAAATTTATTTTTAAATACTTCAGCTAAACTCTTAGAATAATCTGTACTAGAGTCTAAATAAATAACAGCTGTTTTAGCTTTTAATTCGTTAGCTGCAAAAGCTGCCATTGTATTACTTTGTAATGGGTCAATGAAGCAACCACGGAATACAAATGGTTTAACTTGACCATTTTCTACTGTAATATCAGGGCTTGTTGCATCAGGTGCGATAATTGGCACTTTATTTTCAGTTGCTACCTGAGATTCAGCTTGTACTGCACCAGAAGTTGCAGGTCCTACAATAGCTACAACTTTGTCATCAGAAATAAGTTTTGTAGCTGCGTTAGCTGCTTCAGCAGGGTCCGATTTATTATCAGCTTCAACTAGAGTAATTTTTTTACCATTAATTCCACCGGCGTCATTAGCTTCTTTGATAGCTAATTTCAAACCTTCTAATGTTGTTGTACCATAGTTGGCAACATTACCAGTCATTTCAAAATTGGCACCGATTTTAATTTCATCACTATTTGCTGCTTCTTCACCGCCACAACCAGCGAAAATGCTACCGAACATTGTCATACCAAGAAGTAATCCTGCTATGCGCAAACGTTTTTTAGAAAAATTCATTATGATTCCTCCCAGCATAGGCCTAAAATATAATTATTATAATTCCTTTATGTAGGTCTTAGTCTTGATGTTGTTTATTATACTTTACAAGTTTACAACAGTCAAGTACATAATTTAAAAATTTTATATTTTTTATCTTTTAATAAGCAATAAATAATATGTACTATCTAGTAAATAAATTCCCTATTTCTTAATTATATATTTAAATCTGTTACCTTTAAATATATATATTTATGTATATTATTACAGGACATTTAATTATAATGCTTAATTATGATGCTTATTTTAATAAACTTCTACCACTCTATCATTACTTATGATAGAATAAAAAGATAGTACTATTTTTTTATAGGAGGATTTAAATTGTCGGAATTACAAACTGAAATTCAAAAACGACGTACTTTTGCGATTATCTCTCACCCAGATGCTGGTAAAACTACTTTAACTGAAAAATTATTGCTCTATGGAGGTGCAATCCATTTAGCAGGTTCTATAAAATCCCGTAAAACTCAACGTCATGCTGTTTCTGACTGGATGGAAATTGAAAAACAGCGTGGTATTTCTGTAACTTCTAGTGTACTTCAATTCGATTATGCTGGTTGCCGTATCAATATCCTTGATACTCCAGGTCACCAAGACTTCAGTGAAGATACTTATCGTACACTCATGGCTGTAGATAGTGCTGTCATGATTATCGACGTAGCCAAAGGTGTCGAAGCACAGACAAAAAAATTATTCAAAGTTTGTAAACAACGTCATATTCCAATTTTTACATTTGTTAATAAACTTGACCGTTTTGGTAAAGCTCCACTTGAATTAATGGAAGAAATCGAAGATGTTTTAGGTATTCGCTCTTATCCAATGAATTGGCCTATCGGTACAGATGGTCATTATAAAGGTATTTATCACCGCGAAACTGAAAAAGTAGAATTATTCAGTGAAGATACATCTCATGGTCAAGAAGAACGTGAGTCTGTAATTTTTGATTTAAAAGACCCAAAAGCTAAAGAAATCATTGGCGACACTGATTATCAAGCTTTATTAGATGATATTGATTTACTTGATGTTGCTGGCGAACAATGGTCTATGGACAAAGTAAATAAAGGTGAATTGACACCTATGTTCTTTGGTAGTGCCATGACTAACTTCGGTGTACGTGGTTTCTTAGAAGAATATCTTCGTCTTGCACCAGCTCCTCAACCTCGTATGAGCTCCGATGGTCTTATCAGCCCTGATGATGAAAATTTCTCTGGCTTCATCTTCAAAATTCAAGCTAATATGAACCCTGCTCATCATGATAGATTATCCTTTATTCGCATTTGCTCTGGTAAATTCGAACGTGGTATGAGCGTTTATCATATGCAAGGTGGCAAAGCTGTAAAACTTTCTCAGCCACAACAATTCTTAGCTCAAGACCGTCAAATTATTGATACTGCATACCCTGGAGATATTGTTGGTTTATTTGACCCTGGTATCTTCGGTATCGGCGATACACTTTGTATGCCTTCTCACAAATTCAAATTTGCAGATTTCCCTGTATTCCCACCAGAAAGATTTGCTCGTGTTTCTGCTAAAGATACTATGAAACGCAAACAATTCGTAAAAGGTATCATGCAGCTTACACAAGAAGGTGCTGTACAATTATTCCAACAAGCAGGTGCTGGTATGGAATCTTATATTGTTGGTACTGTAGGACAATTGCAGTTTGATGTATTAGAATACCGCTTAAAAAGCGAATATAATACAGAAATAGTCATGAATATGCAACCATTTGAAGTTGCTCGTTGGCTTCGCTTCAAAGATAATCGTCCTGTAACTCCAGAATCTCTCCGTGGTGCTGACCGTGGAATGTTCGTATATGATATGAAAGATCGTCCTGTACTTCTTGTAAACAACGAATGGGCATTAGGCTGGATTCAAGATAATAATCCAGATTTAGAAATGTTCCCTGTACCACCAGAAAAACAAGATGCTGAAGACGATATGAAGTAATTTAATAAATAAAAAAACGACTACGCTTAAATGCTTAGTCGTTTTTTTTGTCAAAATATAATTGTTTTATATGTTTTGCAATCCCTTGTAAGTTATTTGGCACAAGTTCGATATTATAGCCAATGAATAATGGAGATGTCGCAAATCTAGGCATTATTTTTACATGTATATTGCCTTCAATTAAATAGAAGAATAAATTATAACTGCTACAATTTACGCTGAAATGGTTCATAATATAATCGACGCCTATCTGCACAAATTCAGCTAAGGTATCAATATCATTTAGACCTTGCATAATCACATTGACTTCTGTAAATCCCACACGTGGCTTTGTAGACAAGTTCATAACTACATTATTTTTTTTTGCAATTTTAATGCCTTCAAATTGGCGCTTATCACACATATTTTTAAACTCTAAATTTTTAATGCCCACAATTTGCATATGTGGATGACGCATAGTTCCACCAGATAAAGGCCCATGATTTTTGAAGAAAAGCACTGTTTTATATTTTTTACTATTAATGATATTGAGCCAGTGATTTATACTAAAATGCATGAGTTCTTGCATATGCTCTAAAGTATAATCTGGAATATCTGCATTACATTCACTGCCTTCAATAATTAATAATTGATAAGCTTCTTGTAAAACTTGATATTTATTTTCTAATAATATCATATCATTTTTTATTTCTATGATATTTTTTAAACTTTTCACATCACAAAATGGACAAGCAACTTCTCTATGTACAATATTTTCAGGTTTTGATTTACCAATATTTATATCAAATCCTAGATAATTATACTCCATAAGAATTTTCCTTTCTTTTTTTATTTTACTTAAACTCATTCAATGCTTACTTAATCCTAGCTTTATAGCTATAAAAGTAAAATATACTAGCATAGTTTTACGATAAATGCTATAATTTTCTAGTATAATTACTTTTTTAAGCTGTATTTACTATTATACAGTCTTTTCAATTAAAAGAAAATGATGTTTTAAAGCAGGTGTTTTCCATTAACGAACAAGATAATACTTCAAAAAAATCTCATAAAGCTGAAAGCTTTTTAAAAGGAACTTTTATATTAACAGTCGCTAGCTTAGTAGTTAAAGTTATCGGCTCATTAAACTGGATTTTTGTTTCCCGCGTTTTAGGCGGTGAAGGTATCGGTCTTTATCAAATGGCTTTTCCTATTTATTTTTTAGCCTTGACCGTTTCTTCTGCAGGTGTTCCTGTAGCTATCTCTATTATAACAGCTGAAAGAGTTGCCTTAAATGATATTTTTGGGGCAAAACGCATTTTTCGCATTTCCATGTGCTTTATGTTCTGCACTGGTTTATTTTTTAGTTTGCTGACCTATTTTGGTGCTCAATGGCTCATAGATTGGCAATTTGTGCGTGACCCGCGTGCATATTATTCCATTATTGCACTTGCTCCAGCTGTATTCTTCGTTACTATCTTAGCTAGTTCTCGAGGATATCTCCAAGGTTGGCAACGCATGACACCAACTGCTGTATCACAGATTGTTGAACAGATATTCCGCGTTGTAACCATGATTTTATTTGCTCAACTCCTCTTACCTTATGGACTTGAATATGCTTCAGCTGGTGCTTCCTTAGGTGCCTTAGCTGGTGCTATTACTGGTGTCATGGTTTTAGTTTATTTCCACATAAAATTAGAAAAAGATATTGTCAAAAACTACGGCAATGAATTAAAACCGGTAAATGATGCTCAAACAGCTTCTGTCTGGAAGATTATTAAACGTATCTTTGTATTGGCACTTCCAGTTTCTGCTGCTAGTATCATGCTTCCGATTGTATCTAATCTTGATTTATTAATCGTACCAGCTCGCTTGGAAGTAGCTGGTTATAGCGTAAATGAAGCTACAGAATTATTCGGTTATTTGACTGGTATGGCTGTACCACTTGTCAATCTTTCCACTATTTTAACAGCTTCTCTTGCTGTAAGTATCGTACCTGCTATCTCTGAAGCTCGTACGTTAAAAGATAAAACACGTTGTTTCAATCAAACAGCAGCTGCTATGCGTATTTCAAATTTTATCTGTTTCCCTGCATTTGTAACAGTTATGATGTTAGCTGTGCCTATCTCAACTTTAATCTACAATGCACCTGGAGCAGGCCCTGCTGTTTGGGTGTCATCCTTTAGTATAGTATTACTTGGTCTTCATCAAGTTACTACTGGTGTTCTTCAAGGACTTGGACACCCTACTATTCCAATGATTAATATGGTTATCGCTGCCATTGCTAAAGTTATTTTAAACTGGGTATTAACAGCACAACCTTCACTCGGCATCATGGGTGCTGCATGGGCTACTGTTGCTGATATCGGTATTGCAGCTTTAATCAATCTATATTTCTTATATAAATATATCAATTATAAAATTGAAATCATGCAATTATTAAAAACTATTGTTTCTGCTGCTATCATGGCTGGTATTATTCATTTTGGCTATGAATTCTTATTATATGAAACAGCAAGCAATGCTTTAGCTACTTTTGCATCTTTATTTGTTGGTATGTTCTTCTATATTATTGTCTTAATTTTAATTGGTGGTATCATGGAATCAGATATCGAACGCATTCCTATGATTGGTGCCCCTAGTATTCGTTTCTTCAAAAAAATTGGTGTTTTAAAAAATTAATGGAGAGATTATAAAATGAAAAAATTTCTATTGGCATATAATCCAGTTTCTGGTGATGCCATGTTTAAGAAAAAATTAGACGATATTATCAATCAATTTCAAAGTCGTGACTGTATCATCATGCCTTACCGCACTAAAAAAGAAAGTTTTGACCCTTTCTTTGCTAATTGCGTACGCAATGTAAATGCCGATGGTATCATTGCAGCTGGTGGCGATGGTACTTTGCATAAAATAATCAATATGACCTTAAAAGAAAATCTTGACGTACCTGTAGGTATTATTCCTAGTGGTACATCTAACGATTTTGCTTCTCATCTTGGTATTGATGCCAAATTTGATGAATATATCAATAGTATCATCACTGGAAAAACTCAATATGTAGATGTTGGCTCTATCGGTGATGAATACTTTATTAATGTAATCAGTGCTGGTATGATGACAGGCGTTGCTCATGAAGTTGATACTCGTCTTAAAAATACTTTTGGTAAATTAGCTTATTATTTCCGTGGACTCGGTGAACTTCCTAGATTTCGCGGTTTAGATTTCACAATTGAAGCTGATGGTGAAATCATCAAAGAAAAAATCTTCTTTGTATTAGTCGTTAATTCACCTGTTGTAGCTAGCTTCAAAAATATATCTATGGACGCTAAAATCAATGATGGTAAATTAGATATGATATTATTAAAACAATGTAATATTCCTGAATTGATGAAAATTGTAGCTGATACAGTGGCAGGAAAAACATCTTTTGATAATAAAAATATCATCTATAAACAAGCATCTTATTTCAAATTCTCTTGCCCAGACCGCGTAGAAAGTGATTTAGATGGTGAACTTGGTCCTGTATTACCACTAGAAATTCATACAGTTTCTAATAAATTAAAAATGTTTGTCTTATAAAATAAACAAAATGCACTTTAAAAGTTAGATTGATATTCTACTTTTAAAGTGCATTTTTTATAAGTATAACAATTTATAATATAAAAAAAATAATTCACAATGTTTATTTTTTACTTAATATCATTCCCACTAAAATGCATATAGTACCTAAAACTTGTCCTAATACTAAAGTTTCTCCTAATAATATATATGCAAATATAAGAGAAAATACTGGCAACAAATACTGATAAATTGCAGTTCTTACACTACCAATTTTACCAACAGCCCATACCCATACAATATTACCTAACCAAAGAGCAAAAACTCCAGAATAAACTACACTTATCCATGCTTCATTAGATAAAGTTTCAAAATTTATAAATTGTAACTCTGGTATTCCTAATAGAAAAAATACAATAGCCGAAATACTCATTAAAAAACTTACAATTTGACAAGGAGAATATTTATTAAGTAAATCCTTAGCATAAATAGTATAATAAGCATTACTAAATTGTCCTAAAACTACTACTAATGTACCAATTAAATGATGATTAGCAAAACTGATCTCTTTATTTGAACTAAAAATAATTGCCATCATTCCTACAAAAGAAATAATTAAACCTAAAATAACATTTTTGGACAAAGGATTTTGTTTAAACAATTTATTTAATAATACTACTGCTAATGGCATAATAGCTGAAGCTAATGATGCATTACCTGCGGTTGTTTTTGATAATCCAAAAGTTAAACAAACTTGTGTCAAACAAAATCCACCTAAAGCCAATAATATTAAATATTTTAAATCTCTCCATGGCATTTTTCTATATGTATGTGTCTTATATAACCAAAGCCAACATAATAGTGCTACAATAATTAAACGTAAAGCATTATAGATAAATGGTCCTATTTCCTCAATTCCTATTTTCATTACTGCATTGTTTGATGACCAAATTAATATAATGCTTAAAATACTAAATTCAAAAAAATATTTTTTACCCAATTTAATTAAACTTCCCATTTTTTAACTTCCCCTTTTAGCAAACGTTTACTATTTTCCATAAATATAGATATATTAACTTTTATTTTTAAATATTGTGAAAATTTTATTATTTTATCATGAAAATTTATAAAAACTTAATTTTATTGAACTTTATACTTTCCCCCTTCTTAAAATTTTCTTATCAACAATTTTATTTTTAATATATTTTATTTTTTTCTCTATTCAATTCTTTAGTAAACGTTTTCTTTAATTTCATAATATAATTATACTACTTACTATTAAATTTGTAAATATTTTCAGAATTTATTTTTTATAATAAAAAAGAGAAGAATATACATTCTTCTCTTTAAATTTAGCTATTATTTTTAAACTTCCATGATGATTGGTAAAATCATTGGACGACGACGTGTTTTTTCATAAAGATATCTACCAATAGCTTCGCGAATGTCATTTTTTATTACAGACCATTCTGTAATATCATTATCTAAGCAATGTTCAATGGCAGAAGTTACTCTTTCTTTTGCTTCTTCCATCAAAGCTTCTGATTCTCTAACATAGACAAAACCACGAGATACGATATCTGGGCCAGCTGCGATAAAGCGACCTTCTTTATCCATAGTAACAACTACGATTAAGATACCATCTTGAGATAATTGACGGCGGTCACGAAGTACGATATTGCCTACATCACCAACGCCAAGACCATCGATTAATACTTTACCAGAAGTTACTTTACCTACTACTTGACCTTTATCACGTGTAAATTCTAAAACTTGTCCAATTTCACTGATGAAAATATTTTCTTTCGGCATACCAATACTTTCAGCTAATTTAGCATGCTTTACGATATGATGATATTCACCATGTACAGGTATGAAAAATTTAGGACGAACTAAATTATGCATTAATTTTAATTCTTCTCTACTAGCATGACCTGAAACGTGAATTCCTTCATCACGTCCATAGATAACATCAGCGCCTTGTTTTAATAAATTATCTATTGTTCTTGATACTAACTTTTCATTTCCAGGAATAGGTGTAGCTGAAATAATAATTGTATCACCTGGCACAATGCCTACTTTGCGATGATTTGCTGTAGACATACGAGTGAGCGCTGACATTGGTTCACCTTGGCTACCTGTAGTGATTATTACCACTTGGTTCATTGGATAATTATTGATTTCATCAATGTCGATTAACATATCTTCAGGCATATTTAAATAACCTAATTTAATAGATATATTTACTACATTTATCATGCTACGGCCTAAAATAGCTACTTTACGATTATATTTAATAGCTGTATCTACTACTTGTTGTATGCGATGTACATTTGAAGAAAAAGTCGCGATAATTATGCGATTTTTAGCTTTACGGAAAGCTTTTTCAAAGGCAATACCTACTGTACGTTCACTTGGTGTATGCCCTTCGCGTTCTGCATTTGTGCTATCAGCTAATAATACTAAAACGCCTCTATTTCCTAAATCAGAAAAAGCTCTAAAATCAGTCATTTTACCATCTACGGGCGTATAATCAAATTTAAAATCTCCTGTGTGTACAATCATACCCATAGGAGTTTTAATGGATAAACCACATGCATCAGCAATACTATGATTTACACGTATAAATCCAACAGTAAAGCAACCTGCACTTATTATATCTCCATGATATACAGGATGAAGATTACTAGAATCCACTCCATTTTCTTTTAAACGACCTTCTAAAATTCCTAAAGTTAAACGTGTACCATAAACTGGTATATTAGGAATTTGACGTAAGACATAAGGTAATGCTCCGATATGGTCTTCATGACCATGTGTGAGCACAATAGCCTTTATCTTATCTTTATTTTCTAATAAATACGTAATGTCAGGAATAACTAAATCTATACCTAGCATTTCTTCCTCAGGGAACATCAACCCAGCATCAATAACGATAATATCATCACCGTAACGTACAACGGTCATATTTTTACCAATTTCGCCAAGTCCACCCAAAGGAATTATTTGCAATTTTTGAGCTTCCTTTGCCAAAAAAAAAGCACCTCCAAATTTATATTTATATATATATTTATTTTTTAGTATTCATTATTATTGTAAATTTAAACGTAAATCCGTCCCGTACAGATGACCTTTGATAAATAATATATATACACCGAAACATTTAATACTCGAATTAATTATATAACTAAATTCATTCTTTGTAAAGAAGCCCCTGCATTATCAATGTCTTTTGGTTATAAATCATAACTACATATCAATTCGTATTTTTATTAATCTAAGAGAAATTCACTAAATACTTGATTGCCAAATTTCATGCCTTTGAAGGTTAAATAAATATACTTTTGAGTATTGATTATCAACCCATCTTTTTCTAGATTTGGCAAAATTTCACCGTATAAATTTTCTATATCTGTATTAAATTTTTGCTTAAAAATTTCTTTATCTATGCCTTTAGCCATGCGCAGACCTAAAAAACAAAATTCTTCAATATGTGCTTTTTCATCTACTATTTCCTCATTGATAAACGGCAATATTTTTTGATTGCATTTTTTTATATATTCATCTATATCAAAAGGATTTTGCACACGTTTTTGATTATAATATCCATGAGCGCCTGCTCCTAATCCTAGATAAAATTTATCTTGCCAATAAGCTAAATTATGTCTACTTTCATAACCAATCTTCGCAAAATTAGATATTTCATAACGATTGTAATTATATTTAGGCAATTGCTCTGTTAAATAATCATACATCATTTCACTTTCGTCTTCTGATGGCAATATCAATTTCCCTTGGTCATATAATCTGCCAAAAACGGTATTTTCTTCTATTTGTAAACCATAAATAGAAATATGTTGTATATTTTTATTTACTACCCAAAATACAGCTTCTTTGAGCATCTCTAATGTTTGCCCAGGTAGTCCATACATCAAATCCACACTTATATTTTTAAAACCTATTTTCTGAGCCATTTCTATAGCCATATCAGCTTCTTTTATCGTGTGAATTCGCCCTATTTTTTGCAATAAATCATCTTGTACTGCTTGTACACCAAAACTCAATCTATTAATTCCATTTTGATAAAGATACTGTAATTTTTGCTCATTTACAGTTCCTGGATTTGCTTCTAAAGTTATTTCTATATCAGAATTTAACGCAAAATTTGCCTTTACAGTATTTAATGCTCGTATAATTAAATTTGGTGGCAAAATCGAAGGAGTTCCGCCACCAAAATAAATCGTATCAATACAAATATCAGGAAATAACGCCTGATACATGGTTATTTCCTGACAAAGTGCATTTATATACTGTTCATATAAAGTTTCATCTACTTTTTTTGCAGTTGAAGCAAAATCGCAGTAAAAACATTTTTGTTTACAAAATGGAATATGAATATATATGCCAAATCCCATTAGTCTATTTTTAAAATCGCCATGAAAGCTTCTTGTGGAACTTCTACAGAACCTACAGCTTTCATACGTTTTTTACCTTCTTTCTGTTTTTCTAATAATTTACGTTTAC
Coding sequences:
- a CDS encoding diacylglycerol/lipid kinase family protein — translated: MKKFLLAYNPVSGDAMFKKKLDDIINQFQSRDCIIMPYRTKKESFDPFFANCVRNVNADGIIAAGGDGTLHKIINMTLKENLDVPVGIIPSGTSNDFASHLGIDAKFDEYINSIITGKTQYVDVGSIGDEYFINVISAGMMTGVAHEVDTRLKNTFGKLAYYFRGLGELPRFRGLDFTIEADGEIIKEKIFFVLVVNSPVVASFKNISMDAKINDGKLDMILLKQCNIPELMKIVADTVAGKTSFDNKNIIYKQASYFKFSCPDRVESDLDGELGPVLPLEIHTVSNKLKMFVL
- a CDS encoding putative polysaccharide biosynthesis protein; protein product: MFSINEQDNTSKKSHKAESFLKGTFILTVASLVVKVIGSLNWIFVSRVLGGEGIGLYQMAFPIYFLALTVSSAGVPVAISIITAERVALNDIFGAKRIFRISMCFMFCTGLFFSLLTYFGAQWLIDWQFVRDPRAYYSIIALAPAVFFVTILASSRGYLQGWQRMTPTAVSQIVEQIFRVVTMILFAQLLLPYGLEYASAGASLGALAGAITGVMVLVYFHIKLEKDIVKNYGNELKPVNDAQTASVWKIIKRIFVLALPVSAASIMLPIVSNLDLLIVPARLEVAGYSVNEATELFGYLTGMAVPLVNLSTILTASLAVSIVPAISEARTLKDKTRCFNQTAAAMRISNFICFPAFVTVMMLAVPISTLIYNAPGAGPAVWVSSFSIVLLGLHQVTTGVLQGLGHPTIPMINMVIAAIAKVILNWVLTAQPSLGIMGAAWATVADIGIAALINLYFLYKYINYKIEIMQLLKTIVSAAIMAGIIHFGYEFLLYETASNALATFASLFVGMFFYIIVLILIGGIMESDIERIPMIGAPSIRFFKKIGVLKN
- a CDS encoding DMT family transporter, producing the protein MGSLIKLGKKYFFEFSILSIILIWSSNNAVMKIGIEEIGPFIYNALRLIIVALLCWLWLYKTHTYRKMPWRDLKYLILLALGGFCLTQVCLTFGLSKTTAGNASLASAIMPLAVVLLNKLFKQNPLSKNVILGLIISFVGMMAIIFSSNKEISFANHHLIGTLVVVLGQFSNAYYTIYAKDLLNKYSPCQIVSFLMSISAIVFFLLGIPELQFINFETLSNEAWISVVYSGVFALWLGNIVWVWAVGKIGSVRTAIYQYLLPVFSLIFAYILLGETLVLGQVLGTICILVGMILSKK
- a CDS encoding peptide chain release factor 3; this translates as MSELQTEIQKRRTFAIISHPDAGKTTLTEKLLLYGGAIHLAGSIKSRKTQRHAVSDWMEIEKQRGISVTSSVLQFDYAGCRINILDTPGHQDFSEDTYRTLMAVDSAVMIIDVAKGVEAQTKKLFKVCKQRHIPIFTFVNKLDRFGKAPLELMEEIEDVLGIRSYPMNWPIGTDGHYKGIYHRETEKVELFSEDTSHGQEERESVIFDLKDPKAKEIIGDTDYQALLDDIDLLDVAGEQWSMDKVNKGELTPMFFGSAMTNFGVRGFLEEYLRLAPAPQPRMSSDGLISPDDENFSGFIFKIQANMNPAHHDRLSFIRICSGKFERGMSVYHMQGGKAVKLSQPQQFLAQDRQIIDTAYPGDIVGLFDPGIFGIGDTLCMPSHKFKFADFPVFPPERFARVSAKDTMKRKQFVKGIMQLTQEGAVQLFQQAGAGMESYIVGTVGQLQFDVLEYRLKSEYNTEIVMNMQPFEVARWLRFKDNRPVTPESLRGADRGMFVYDMKDRPVLLVNNEWALGWIQDNNPDLEMFPVPPEKQDAEDDMK
- the hemW gene encoding radical SAM family heme chaperone HemW codes for the protein MGFGIYIHIPFCKQKCFYCDFASTAKKVDETLYEQYINALCQEITMYQALFPDICIDTIYFGGGTPSILPPNLIIRALNTVKANFALNSDIEITLEANPGTVNEQKLQYLYQNGINRLSFGVQAVQDDLLQKIGRIHTIKEADMAIEMAQKIGFKNISVDLMYGLPGQTLEMLKEAVFWVVNKNIQHISIYGLQIEENTVFGRLYDQGKLILPSEDESEMMYDYLTEQLPKYNYNRYEISNFAKIGYESRHNLAYWQDKFYLGLGAGAHGYYNQKRVQNPFDIDEYIKKCNQKILPFINEEIVDEKAHIEEFCFLGLRMAKGIDKEIFKQKFNTDIENLYGEILPNLEKDGLIINTQKYIYLTFKGMKFGNQVFSEFLLD
- a CDS encoding DUF4931 domain-containing protein codes for the protein MEYNYLGFDINIGKSKPENIVHREVACPFCDVKSLKNIIEIKNDMILLENKYQVLQEAYQLLIIEGSECNADIPDYTLEHMQELMHFSINHWLNIINSKKYKTVLFFKNHGPLSGGTMRHPHMQIVGIKNLEFKNMCDKRQFEGIKIAKKNNVVMNLSTKPRVGFTEVNVIMQGLNDIDTLAEFVQIGVDYIMNHFSVNCSSYNLFFYLIEGNIHVKIMPRFATSPLFIGYNIELVPNNLQGIAKHIKQLYFDKKND
- a CDS encoding ribonuclease J; its protein translation is MAKEAQKLQIIPLGGLGEIGKNMTVVRYGDDIIVIDAGLMFPEEEMLGIDLVIPDITYLLENKDKIKAIVLTHGHEDHIGALPYVLRQIPNIPVYGTRLTLGILEGRLKENGVDSSNLHPVYHGDIISAGCFTVGFIRVNHSIADACGLSIKTPMGMIVHTGDFKFDYTPVDGKMTDFRAFSDLGNRGVLVLLADSTNAEREGHTPSERTVGIAFEKAFRKAKNRIIIATFSSNVHRIQQVVDTAIKYNRKVAILGRSMINVVNISIKLGYLNMPEDMLIDIDEINNYPMNQVVIITTGSQGEPMSALTRMSTANHRKVGIVPGDTIIISATPIPGNEKLVSRTIDNLLKQGADVIYGRDEGIHVSGHASREELKLMHNLVRPKFFIPVHGEYHHIVKHAKLAESIGMPKENIFISEIGQVLEFTRDKGQVVGKVTSGKVLIDGLGVGDVGNIVLRDRRQLSQDGILIVVVTMDKEGRFIAAGPDIVSRGFVYVRESEALMEEAKERVTSAIEHCLDNDITEWSVIKNDIREAIGRYLYEKTRRRPMILPIIMEV
- a CDS encoding ABC transporter substrate-binding protein, which translates into the protein MNFSKKRLRIAGLLLGMTMFGSIFAGCGGEEAANSDEIKIGANFEMTGNVANYGTTTLEGLKLAIKEANDAGGINGKKITLVEADNKSDPAEAANAATKLISDDKVVAIVGPATSGAVQAESQVATENKVPIIAPDATSPDITVENGQVKPFVFRGCFIDPLQSNTMAAFAANELKAKTAVIYLDSSTDYSKSLAEVFKNKFEALGGKVVMEEAFVAKDQDFKATLTNIKTANADIIYIPAYYEEVGKIVKQARELGITQPILGTDGWDDTKVVDIAGADALNNTYFITHYTETDPDAKAFVDAFTKEYGHAPGVFAALGYDAGKMLVDAIKRAGSTDPEAIQKALAETKDLQVGTGKLTVDENHNLIKNAFIIEMKDGNKVLKQRVTPTTAEG